In a single window of the Methanofollis ethanolicus genome:
- a CDS encoding queuosine precursor transporter — translation MAWSKERKFALLAGLYIAALVAANLVGNKVAVIGGVVVSVAIFSYPVTFLVTDIVAEVYGKERSADLVAAGVLSLLFILALTALSVALPPAERFTYNGAYTDVFGMSWRIILASLICFAASQTHDLWAFHFWKEKTHGRHLWLRNNLSTMASQLIDSAAFMFIAFYGAAPGYTVPFIVSLIIPYWLVKVAVAACDTPFCYLGVWWLQGGKESGAGR, via the coding sequence ATGGCGTGGTCGAAAGAGCGGAAGTTCGCCCTCCTCGCGGGGCTTTATATCGCGGCGTTGGTCGCCGCAAATCTCGTCGGGAACAAGGTGGCGGTGATCGGGGGGGTCGTGGTCTCGGTGGCGATCTTCTCGTACCCGGTCACTTTTCTCGTGACCGATATCGTGGCGGAGGTGTACGGGAAGGAGAGGTCGGCGGATCTGGTCGCGGCGGGGGTGCTCTCCCTGCTGTTCATCCTGGCGCTGACGGCACTCTCGGTCGCCCTGCCGCCGGCGGAGAGGTTCACGTACAACGGGGCGTACACCGATGTCTTCGGGATGTCCTGGCGGATCATCCTGGCAAGTCTGATCTGTTTTGCGGCGAGCCAGACGCACGACCTCTGGGCCTTCCACTTCTGGAAGGAGAAGACGCACGGGCGGCACCTCTGGTTGCGGAACAACCTCTCGACGATGGCGAGCCAGCTCATCGACTCGGCGGCGTTCATGTTCATCGCCTTCTACGGTGCGGCGCCGGGGTACACCGTCCCGTTCATCGTCTCCCTGATCATCCCGTACTGGCTGGTGAAGGTGGCGGTGGCGGCCTGCGACACCCCCTTCTGCTATCTCGGGGTGTGGTGGCTGCAGGGCGGGAAGGAGAGCGGGGCCGGTCGGTGA
- a CDS encoding ABC transporter permease — translation MRTEGMRVIAAKEFRDHMGSRRFLGIFAVMLLLAAVGMVSGVGLYQAALEKYTAAQTTVSGDVGDSSGQGTSSAPAVMWLFHAVGYPSVTLWAFLGVAMGFDLITREKESRSLKVLLSHPIYRDEVISGKALGGAAAIAVGVVVMLLLCVSVLLLSGIVLRPDEVVRVALFGLFSYLLILSFFLIALFFSTVAETSGGALVSSLFVLAVLLVLLPLVVNNPLVISAAVGDPPENPDWVFESGLSDEEIRAVLDEYDRKNDAYYDGRMAFMSTAMIASPSWNYLEVMAAVTIPSDMTDDLSDEEAEGLGAVFGILAGCADHLIALLVVPALFFGLAWVRFLRADVR, via the coding sequence ATGAGGACCGAAGGCATGCGGGTCATCGCCGCGAAGGAGTTCCGCGACCATATGGGGAGCAGGCGTTTTCTCGGCATCTTTGCGGTCATGCTCCTCCTCGCCGCGGTGGGGATGGTCTCGGGTGTCGGCCTGTACCAGGCAGCACTGGAAAAATACACCGCGGCGCAGACGACTGTTTCCGGGGATGTCGGCGACTCTTCCGGGCAGGGGACGTCGTCTGCCCCCGCGGTGATGTGGCTCTTCCACGCCGTCGGCTACCCTTCGGTGACGCTCTGGGCGTTCCTGGGGGTTGCGATGGGTTTCGACCTGATCACGCGGGAGAAGGAGAGTCGGTCCCTGAAGGTCCTCCTCTCGCACCCGATCTACCGGGACGAGGTGATCAGCGGGAAGGCCCTCGGCGGTGCGGCGGCGATCGCCGTCGGTGTCGTGGTCATGCTCCTCCTCTGCGTTTCTGTCCTCCTCCTCTCCGGGATCGTCCTCCGTCCCGACGAGGTGGTGAGGGTCGCTCTCTTCGGTCTCTTCTCCTATCTCCTGATCCTCTCCTTCTTCCTGATCGCCCTCTTCTTCTCGACGGTTGCGGAGACGAGCGGTGGCGCCCTTGTCTCCTCCCTCTTCGTCCTCGCCGTTCTCCTGGTCCTCCTCCCTCTTGTCGTCAACAACCCGCTGGTGATCTCCGCGGCTGTGGGTGACCCGCCCGAGAACCCCGACTGGGTGTTCGAGAGCGGGCTGTCTGACGAGGAGATCCGGGCTGTCCTCGATGAGTATGACCGGAAGAACGACGCCTATTATGACGGGCGGATGGCCTTCATGAGCACGGCGATGATCGCCTCTCCTTCCTGGAACTACCTGGAGGTGATGGCGGCGGTGACGATCCCGTCCGATATGACGGATGACCTTTCTGACGAGGAGGCGGAGGGTCTGGGTGCGGTCTTCGGCATCCTCGCCGGGTGTGCCGACCACCTCATCGCCCTGCTCGTCGTGCCCGCCCTCTTCTTCGGGCTTGCGTGGGTGCGGTTCCTGCGTGCGGATGTCAGGTGA
- a CDS encoding ABC transporter permease: protein MRAGVLGTIAGKEFRDHVRSRRFHLFLGVMLVIVVAGMVTGAAQYSADLAAYAETQAVVSGESGPSAGGPSVLSFFSGMFMSTAQVGVFLGIAMGFDLITREKESKSLKILLSHPVYRDEVVTGKALGGVAAIALAMGVVLLLSLAVLLVFGIVPGPDEALRICAAALISFVLVVSFFVLALFFSTVAETSGGALVSSFLVFIIVAEVVPVLTVGAGSSLLTGPPPSPPAESGDLVSDEEMVAYEEASRASTERVRLVRDAGVLLSPQTNCKGILGAVTTPGVPVPPDFARNIVAFAVFPAAFFGLAWVRFLREDIR, encoded by the coding sequence GTGAGGGCCGGCGTCCTCGGGACGATCGCCGGGAAGGAGTTCCGTGACCATGTGAGGAGCAGGAGGTTCCACCTCTTTCTCGGCGTCATGCTCGTGATCGTCGTTGCCGGGATGGTCACGGGGGCGGCCCAGTACAGCGCGGACCTTGCGGCGTATGCAGAGACGCAGGCGGTGGTGTCGGGCGAGTCGGGCCCGTCCGCGGGTGGACCGAGTGTGCTGTCGTTTTTTTCCGGGATGTTCATGAGCACGGCGCAGGTGGGTGTTTTTCTCGGGATCGCGATGGGCTTCGACCTGATCACGCGGGAGAAGGAGAGCAAGTCCCTGAAGATCCTCCTCTCCCACCCGGTCTACCGGGACGAGGTGGTCACGGGGAAGGCCCTTGGCGGCGTGGCGGCGATCGCCCTTGCGATGGGGGTCGTGCTCCTCCTCTCCCTTGCGGTCCTGCTCGTCTTCGGGATCGTCCCCGGTCCCGACGAGGCCCTGCGTATCTGTGCCGCGGCTCTCATCTCCTTTGTCCTGGTCGTCTCTTTCTTCGTGCTCGCCCTCTTCTTCTCGACGGTGGCGGAGACGAGCGGTGGCGCTCTGGTCTCCTCTTTCCTCGTCTTCATCATCGTCGCGGAGGTCGTCCCGGTCCTTACCGTCGGTGCAGGGTCTTCCCTCCTCACCGGGCCGCCCCCCTCCCCGCCGGCAGAGTCCGGGGATCTCGTGTCCGACGAGGAGATGGTGGCGTATGAGGAGGCGTCGCGTGCCTCCACGGAACGGGTGCGTCTGGTCAGGGACGCCGGCGTCCTCCTCTCCCCGCAGACCAACTGCAAGGGGATCCTGGGGGCTGTGACCACGCCGGGCGTTCCGGTTCCTCCTGACTTCGCCCGGAACATCGTTGCCTTCGCGGTCTTCCCGGCAGCTTTCTTCGGGCTTGCATGGGTGCGTTTCCTGCGGGAGGATATCAGATGA
- a CDS encoding ABC transporter ATP-binding protein, whose amino-acid sequence MIRCEHLTKVYNDVPAVDDLCLDIPEGEVFGLLGPNGAGKSTTILMVIGLIEPTSGACYIDGTEVATNPIEVKKKIGYMPEDVGFYATLTAEENLDYSAKLYGMDAATRRKRIPDLLSLVGLEGVTKVVGGYSKGMRQRLGIAKALINEPKAVILDEPTANLDPQGVADYRRIIREVAENGTTVLVSSHILSEVSKVCTSAGILAHGRLVASGRWEDLARAGGESGHVIIRVETKAPMPEFSHPSLISAEYADGHHAARLVAETDICDAIAEAAGPAGIRRLERDEPDIEDVFLSYYHEEATS is encoded by the coding sequence ATGATACGATGCGAACATCTGACGAAGGTCTATAATGACGTGCCTGCCGTCGACGATCTCTGCCTCGATATCCCCGAGGGCGAGGTCTTCGGGCTCCTCGGGCCGAACGGCGCGGGGAAGAGCACGACGATCCTGATGGTGATCGGCCTGATCGAGCCGACCTCGGGGGCGTGCTATATCGACGGGACGGAGGTGGCCACCAACCCGATCGAGGTGAAGAAGAAGATCGGGTACATGCCCGAGGACGTGGGCTTCTACGCGACCCTCACCGCGGAGGAGAACCTGGACTACTCGGCGAAACTGTACGGCATGGACGCTGCAACCCGGCGGAAACGTATCCCCGACCTCCTTTCGCTCGTGGGCCTCGAGGGCGTGACGAAGGTCGTGGGGGGGTACTCGAAGGGTATGCGGCAGCGTCTCGGGATCGCGAAGGCCCTGATCAACGAACCGAAGGCCGTGATCCTGGACGAACCGACGGCGAACCTTGACCCTCAGGGCGTCGCCGACTACCGGCGGATCATCCGGGAGGTCGCCGAGAACGGGACGACGGTGCTCGTCTCCTCCCACATCCTCTCCGAGGTGAGCAAGGTCTGCACGTCCGCCGGCATCCTTGCGCACGGGAGACTCGTCGCCTCGGGTCGGTGGGAAGACCTCGCCCGCGCTGGCGGCGAGAGCGGCCACGTGATCATCCGGGTCGAGACGAAGGCGCCGATGCCCGAGTTCTCCCACCCATCTCTCATCTCCGCGGAGTATGCGGACGGCCACCATGCGGCGCGGCTCGTTGCGGAGACAGACATCTGCGACGCCATCGCCGAGGCCGCCGGTCCCGCGGGGATCCGGCGCCTTGAGCGCGACGAACCCGACATCGAGGACGTCTTCCTCTCGTACTATCACGAGGAGGCGACCTCGTGA
- a CDS encoding NEW3 domain-containing protein, whose translation MSAGTRVPALLLALLMLAATVLPVAAADGAASGTVSVTCDFPGQVVEAGETATFSLTAANNGAAATSGDQIKLWTENFVGSRNWEMRFVDGKTEVNRVSIPPGGSKTVTLEVETAADTPVGDYPVKVHIGDGSIWLHVSISKTHTGELGTLNLLVTDKGGEKVKGATIEVYRGNEHEAFDRVMTTADGRISTGLPQDVYRLVVTKPGFLSVEKKDVKVKCGITVDAGTVMLDKSSYAAEVTVKSSLITTPAGRNPTFEMKLRNVGKADDTYRLSTDGLPEGWYARYKESAADTSDISEILVPAGEDKSLFLEAIPPYGTKVGDYSFNAVIESSSDSYTEDLTAKISGSYEMRLSADRYRYEANMGETLEFDASVRNIGNAGALTGIHFEVSAPQGWKATVTPTNITSLQPGESKKVNVKVVPPPNIVASEYKVTLKAVSDQGEQSDDFRIVVKEQSFAAILGLLMLAGIAGGVWYYFRKYQRR comes from the coding sequence ATGAGCGCTGGAACACGGGTTCCCGCCCTCCTCCTTGCTCTCCTGATGCTCGCCGCAACGGTTCTGCCTGTGGCGGCGGCGGACGGGGCGGCGTCCGGGACGGTCTCGGTCACCTGTGACTTCCCCGGTCAGGTTGTCGAGGCCGGGGAGACAGCGACTTTCTCCCTCACCGCGGCGAACAACGGGGCCGCGGCGACGAGCGGCGATCAGATCAAACTGTGGACCGAGAACTTTGTCGGGAGCAGGAACTGGGAGATGCGTTTTGTCGACGGCAAGACCGAGGTGAACCGTGTCTCCATCCCGCCAGGCGGGTCGAAGACCGTCACCCTTGAGGTGGAGACGGCGGCGGACACGCCTGTCGGCGACTACCCGGTAAAGGTGCATATCGGCGACGGCTCGATCTGGCTCCATGTGAGCATCTCGAAGACGCACACCGGCGAACTCGGCACTCTTAACCTCCTGGTGACGGACAAGGGCGGGGAGAAGGTGAAGGGTGCGACGATCGAGGTCTACCGCGGGAATGAACACGAGGCCTTCGACAGGGTGATGACGACGGCCGACGGCCGGATCAGTACCGGTCTCCCCCAGGACGTCTACCGCCTGGTCGTCACGAAACCGGGCTTCCTTTCTGTCGAGAAGAAGGACGTGAAGGTGAAGTGCGGGATCACGGTCGACGCCGGCACGGTAATGCTGGACAAGTCCTCGTACGCGGCCGAGGTGACGGTGAAGTCCTCCTTGATCACGACGCCGGCAGGAAGGAACCCGACCTTCGAGATGAAGCTGCGGAATGTCGGGAAGGCCGACGACACCTACCGTCTCTCGACTGACGGTCTCCCCGAGGGCTGGTATGCCAGGTACAAGGAGAGCGCCGCGGATACGAGCGACATCTCGGAGATCCTGGTCCCTGCCGGAGAGGATAAGTCCCTCTTCCTGGAGGCGATCCCGCCGTACGGCACGAAGGTCGGCGACTATTCCTTCAATGCTGTCATCGAGTCTTCGTCCGACTCCTATACCGAGGACCTGACGGCGAAGATCAGCGGGAGTTATGAGATGAGGCTCTCCGCGGACAGGTACCGCTATGAGGCGAACATGGGTGAGACCCTCGAATTCGACGCCTCGGTGCGGAACATCGGCAATGCCGGTGCCCTGACCGGGATCCACTTCGAGGTGAGCGCGCCGCAGGGCTGGAAGGCGACGGTGACGCCGACGAATATCACGAGTCTCCAGCCGGGCGAGTCGAAGAAGGTGAACGTCAAGGTGGTGCCGCCGCCGAATATCGTCGCCTCCGAGTACAAGGTGACGCTGAAGGCGGTCTCGGACCAGGGCGAGCAGAGCGACGACTTCAGGATCGTCGTGAAGGAGCAGTCCTTTGCCGCGATCCTGGGTCTTCTCATGCTCGCCGGCATCGCGGGCGGGGTCTGGTACTACTTCAGAAAGTACCAGCGCCGTTGA
- a CDS encoding ABC transporter permease produces the protein MRSAGLKVIAGKEFRDHLQSRKFHLIFGVFLVIAVIGLIGGAVEYQKQLDDYNKNQAAVSDDEFESHSYFSWKPTILSAFNEMTTLMTTIGVILGIAMGFDLITREKESKSLKILLSHPIYRDEVINGKALGGVAAIALAMGIVLVISLAIMLLFGIVPNFEETVRMFLFGALSFLLVFSFFAIALFMSTVAKDSGSAIIYTLIIMIVLSSLLPIFTYGSVYTAVFGQPPDPPETSSMIRYGGGGVYVSSAVAIDVEGVKSDPEVDEAWQEYEEKSRAYWEQRQAVNDAVSLLSPTSNYQRLALAVTNPQMAQMMKNSYDPISADDEIPQDGFSALFALLGDMAKNIAALIITPALFFGLAWVRFMREDVR, from the coding sequence ATGAGATCGGCAGGACTGAAGGTGATCGCAGGGAAGGAGTTCCGCGACCACCTGCAGAGCAGGAAGTTCCACCTCATCTTCGGGGTCTTCCTGGTCATCGCGGTCATCGGCCTCATCGGCGGGGCTGTCGAGTACCAGAAACAGCTTGACGACTACAACAAGAACCAGGCCGCGGTCTCGGACGACGAGTTCGAGTCGCATTCGTACTTCTCCTGGAAACCGACGATCCTCTCGGCCTTCAACGAGATGACCACCCTGATGACGACGATCGGCGTGATCCTCGGGATCGCGATGGGCTTTGACCTGATCACGCGGGAGAAAGAGAGCAAGTCCCTGAAGATCCTCCTCTCGCACCCGATCTACCGGGACGAGGTGATCAACGGGAAGGCCCTCGGCGGCGTGGCGGCGATTGCCCTGGCGATGGGGATCGTGCTCGTCATCTCCCTGGCGATCATGCTTCTCTTCGGGATCGTCCCGAACTTCGAGGAGACGGTGCGGATGTTCCTCTTCGGAGCGCTCTCGTTCCTGCTCGTCTTCTCGTTCTTCGCGATCGCCCTCTTCATGTCGACGGTCGCGAAGGACAGCGGGAGCGCGATCATCTACACCCTGATCATCATGATCGTGCTCTCGTCCCTCCTCCCGATCTTCACGTACGGGTCGGTATACACGGCGGTCTTCGGCCAGCCCCCCGATCCCCCGGAAACCTCCTCCATGATACGGTATGGTGGAGGAGGCGTGTACGTATCGTCGGCGGTGGCGATCGATGTTGAGGGCGTGAAGAGCGACCCGGAGGTCGACGAGGCCTGGCAGGAGTACGAGGAGAAGTCGCGGGCCTACTGGGAGCAGAGGCAGGCGGTCAACGATGCCGTCTCTCTCCTCTCGCCGACGAGCAACTACCAGAGACTGGCCCTTGCCGTGACCAACCCGCAAATGGCGCAGATGATGAAGAACAGTTACGACCCGATATCTGCCGACGATGAGATACCGCAGGACGGGTTCTCCGCGCTCTTCGCCCTCCTCGGCGACATGGCAAAGAACATCGCCGCGCTGATCATCACGCCCGCCCTCTTCTTCGGGCTTGCGTGGGTGCGGTTCATGCGGGAGGACGTGAGATGA
- a CDS encoding ABC transporter ATP-binding protein — protein sequence MIRCEHLTKVYNDVPAVDDLTLEIPEGEVFGLLGPNGAGKSTTILMVIGLIEPTSGACYIDGTEVATNPIEVKKKIGYMPEDVGFYATLSAEENLDYSAKLYGMDAATRRTRIPDLLSLVGLDGVTKVVGGYSKGMRQRLGIAKALINEPKAVILDEPTANLDPQGVADYRRIIRETAENGTTVLVSSHILSEVSKVCTSAGILAHGRLVASGRWEDLARAGGESGHVIIRVETKAPMPEFSHPSLISAEYADGHHAARLVAETDISDDIAAAVGPAGIRRLERDEPDIEDVFLSYYHEEATS from the coding sequence ATGATACGATGTGAACATCTGACCAAGGTCTATAATGACGTGCCTGCCGTCGACGACCTCACCCTTGAGATCCCTGAGGGCGAGGTCTTCGGGCTCCTCGGGCCGAACGGCGCGGGGAAGAGCACGACGATCCTGATGGTGATCGGCCTGATCGAGCCGACCTCGGGGGCGTGCTATATCGACGGGACGGAGGTGGCCACCAACCCGATCGAGGTGAAGAAGAAGATCGGGTACATGCCCGAGGACGTGGGCTTCTACGCGACCCTCAGTGCGGAAGAAAACCTGGACTATTCGGCGAAGCTCTATGGCATGGATGCTGCGACGCGGCGGACGCGTATCCCCGACCTCCTCTCCCTGGTGGGCCTGGACGGCGTGACGAAGGTCGTCGGGGGGTACTCGAAGGGTATGCGGCAGCGTCTCGGTATCGCAAAGGCCCTGATCAACGAACCGAAGGCCGTGATCCTGGACGAACCGACGGCGAACCTTGACCCTCAGGGCGTCGCCGACTACCGGCGGATCATCCGTGAGACGGCCGAGAACGGGACGACGGTGCTCGTCTCCTCGCATATCCTCTCCGAGGTGAGCAAGGTCTGCACGTCCGCCGGCATCCTTGCGCACGGGAGACTCGTCGCCTCGGGTCGGTGGGAAGACCTCGCCCGCGCCGGCGGCGAGAGCGGCCACGTGATCATCCGGGTCGAGACGAAGGCGCCGATGCCCGAGTTCTCCCACCCGTCCCTCATCTCCGCGGAGTACGCGGACGGCCACCATGCGGCGCGGCTCGTTGCGGAGACCGACATCAGCGACGATATCGCCGCGGCCGTCGGTCCCGCAGGGATCCGGCGCCTTGAACGCGACGAACCAGACATCGAGGACGTCTTCCTCTCTTACTATCACGAGGAGGCGACGTCATGA
- a CDS encoding winged helix-turn-helix transcriptional regulator, producing the protein MRRQTLLLLLAFALVRAVSAGYTVDPGYLNPPSGLPITPREISFLELPLWILLIELCTLPLEAFTGFWTWISLRCRRLNREELLDNSVRSDIFDSIRKMPGIHLRALSAATDTPMSTLRYHLGVLQENHTITTLNDGGHLHFYENSGTYTAAQQTVLRHLRNETTRAILGELLRGHASSRQEIADAVGVSAPAVSWHMKRLVEDHIVQQEKTGRTVNYEIRDDVAADITAWLGKKET; encoded by the coding sequence ATGAGACGCCAGACCCTGCTCCTGCTCCTCGCTTTCGCCCTGGTCAGGGCGGTTTCGGCCGGGTACACGGTAGACCCCGGTTATCTAAACCCGCCGTCAGGTCTCCCCATCACACCCCGCGAGATCTCTTTCCTCGAACTCCCGCTCTGGATCCTCCTCATCGAACTCTGCACCCTCCCCCTGGAGGCATTCACCGGGTTCTGGACATGGATATCCCTCAGGTGCCGCCGTCTGAACCGCGAGGAACTTCTGGACAATTCCGTCAGGTCGGACATCTTCGACAGCATCAGGAAGATGCCCGGCATCCACCTCCGCGCCCTCTCCGCGGCCACAGACACACCGATGAGCACGCTCCGTTACCACCTCGGCGTCCTGCAGGAGAACCACACGATCACCACCCTCAATGACGGGGGCCACCTCCACTTCTACGAAAACAGCGGCACCTACACCGCGGCCCAGCAGACCGTCCTGCGGCACCTGAGAAACGAGACCACCCGCGCGATCCTCGGCGAACTGCTCCGGGGTCACGCCTCGTCCCGGCAGGAGATCGCCGACGCCGTCGGGGTCTCGGCCCCGGCCGTCAGCTGGCACATGAAGAGGCTGGTAGAAGACCACATCGTCCAGCAGGAGAAGACAGGACGGACAGTCAACTACGAGATCAGGGACGATGTTGCCGCCGACATCACGGCCTGGCTCGGAAAAAAAGAGACTTAA
- the glgP gene encoding alpha-glucan family phosphorylase produces the protein MDITDPVSFTRVPERITGLVDLAYNLWWSWHPAARVLFKQVNGQAWKESQHNPVRMLREVPEEFLRRVAREREYLRRYDIIMERYQEYMGRKNTWFTEQYPAARPVTIAYFSAEYGLHHSLPFYAGGLGFLAGDHLKECSDLGVPLVAVGFMYSSGYLHQHIAPDGSQVNIEERLDRDSAPITRVLDPSGGHLTLRVPHIEPPIHVAVWKVQVGRVPLYLLDTDIGENSPEHRSISHRLYAGDREQRLLQEIVLGIGGRKVLSYLGVHYTGVHLNEGHPAFALVERVRERVGQGTGFEEALEQVRGTSVFTTHTPVAAGHDIFPYEMIDRYFQTYYRCLGISREDFLALGARPDDPGAGFNMTACAMRLSAYHNAVSKKHGEVTRQMWQPLWPGLPPERVPIDAITNGVHLPTWLNPRMEALFDRYIGAVCPYWQMEHDNPVVWELINEIPDGELWHLHLWLKTKLFNRIREMKRRAWADGSDTPENIVAEGVFLDPMIFTIGFARRFSTYKRADLIFHDIERLKKIVNNPWYPVQVIFAGKAHPDDIEGQHLLKKVYGYASSGMFGGKIAFVEDYGERFAQYLVHGVDLWLNNPLPPWEASGTSGMKAAMNGIPSLSVLDGWWPEGYNGRNGWAFGGEVVEGDRDAADANAIYDILEKEVIPLYYATDLHAVPHGWVKTMKEAIRSNAPAFSAKRMVKEYVHRYYPRILAAAGIPVIR, from the coding sequence ATGGACATCACCGACCCTGTCTCCTTCACCCGCGTCCCAGAGCGAATCACGGGACTTGTCGACCTCGCCTACAACCTCTGGTGGAGCTGGCACCCTGCCGCCCGTGTCCTCTTCAAGCAGGTGAACGGGCAGGCCTGGAAAGAGAGCCAGCACAACCCGGTCAGGATGCTCCGCGAGGTCCCGGAAGAGTTTCTCCGCCGGGTGGCGCGGGAGCGGGAATACCTGCGGCGCTACGACATCATCATGGAGCGCTACCAGGAGTATATGGGGCGGAAAAACACCTGGTTCACCGAGCAGTACCCCGCGGCGCGTCCCGTCACCATCGCCTACTTCTCCGCGGAGTACGGCCTCCACCACTCCCTCCCCTTCTATGCCGGAGGCCTCGGCTTCCTCGCCGGCGACCACCTCAAGGAGTGCTCCGACCTCGGCGTCCCCCTGGTCGCCGTCGGCTTCATGTATTCGTCCGGCTATCTCCACCAGCACATCGCCCCCGACGGCTCGCAGGTGAATATCGAGGAGAGACTCGACCGGGACAGCGCCCCGATCACCCGGGTGCTCGACCCCTCGGGAGGGCACCTCACCCTGCGGGTGCCGCACATCGAGCCCCCGATCCATGTCGCGGTCTGGAAGGTGCAGGTAGGAAGGGTGCCTCTCTACCTCCTCGACACCGACATCGGGGAGAACAGTCCCGAACACCGTTCCATCTCCCACCGTCTCTATGCAGGCGACAGGGAACAGCGCCTCCTCCAGGAGATCGTGCTCGGTATCGGCGGGAGAAAAGTCCTCTCGTACCTCGGCGTCCATTACACCGGCGTCCATCTCAACGAAGGTCACCCCGCCTTCGCCCTTGTCGAGAGGGTGCGGGAGAGGGTCGGACAGGGGACGGGCTTCGAGGAGGCGCTCGAACAGGTGCGCGGCACGAGCGTCTTCACCACCCACACCCCGGTCGCCGCGGGCCACGACATCTTCCCGTACGAGATGATCGACCGTTATTTCCAGACCTACTACCGCTGCCTCGGGATCTCGCGGGAAGACTTCCTTGCCCTCGGCGCACGGCCCGACGACCCCGGCGCCGGTTTCAACATGACGGCCTGCGCGATGCGCCTCTCCGCCTACCACAACGCCGTCTCGAAAAAGCACGGCGAGGTGACGCGGCAGATGTGGCAGCCCCTCTGGCCCGGCCTGCCGCCTGAGAGGGTGCCGATCGACGCGATCACGAACGGCGTCCACCTTCCCACCTGGCTCAACCCCAGGATGGAGGCGCTCTTCGACCGGTACATCGGGGCCGTCTGCCCGTACTGGCAGATGGAGCATGACAACCCGGTCGTCTGGGAACTGATCAACGAGATCCCGGACGGAGAACTCTGGCACCTTCACCTCTGGCTCAAGACGAAGCTCTTCAACAGGATCAGGGAGATGAAGCGGCGGGCATGGGCCGACGGTTCGGACACCCCGGAGAACATCGTCGCCGAGGGCGTCTTCCTCGACCCGATGATCTTCACCATCGGCTTTGCCCGCCGCTTCTCCACCTACAAGAGGGCCGACCTGATCTTCCACGACATCGAGAGACTGAAGAAGATCGTGAACAACCCCTGGTACCCGGTCCAGGTCATCTTCGCCGGCAAGGCCCATCCCGACGACATCGAGGGGCAGCACCTTCTCAAAAAGGTCTACGGGTATGCCAGTTCCGGCATGTTCGGGGGGAAGATCGCCTTCGTCGAGGACTATGGCGAGCGTTTCGCCCAGTACCTCGTCCACGGCGTCGACCTCTGGCTCAACAACCCGCTGCCGCCCTGGGAGGCGAGCGGGACCTCGGGGATGAAGGCGGCGATGAACGGCATCCCGAGCCTCTCGGTCCTGGACGGCTGGTGGCCTGAGGGCTATAACGGGAGGAACGGCTGGGCTTTCGGCGGCGAGGTCGTCGAGGGCGACAGGGACGCGGCCGATGCGAACGCTATCTACGATATTCTGGAAAAAGAGGTGATCCCCCTCTACTACGCGACCGACCTCCACGCCGTCCCGCACGGCTGGGTGAAGACGATGAAAGAGGCGATACGGAGCAATGCCCCGGCCTTCTCGGCGAAGAGAATGGTGAAGGAGTACGTGCACCGCTACTACCCGCGGATCCTTGCCGCGGCCGGCATCCCGGTGATCCGCTGA
- a CDS encoding 2TM domain-containing protein translates to MQDGDSDSAPYDRALRQVKEIKDFYGHLAVYIIINTMLFLINWFTTPGAWWFYWVAIFWGIGLLVHAYSTFVEGGLFGRAWEERKIREIMEKEKKR, encoded by the coding sequence ATGCAGGACGGAGACTCAGATTCTGCCCCCTATGACCGCGCCCTGCGGCAGGTCAAGGAAATCAAGGATTTTTACGGCCACCTCGCCGTCTATATCATCATAAACACGATGCTCTTCCTGATCAACTGGTTCACGACCCCGGGCGCGTGGTGGTTCTACTGGGTCGCCATCTTCTGGGGCATCGGCCTGCTGGTCCATGCCTACAGCACCTTTGTCGAGGGGGGCCTCTTCGGGAGGGCGTGGGAGGAGAGGAAGATCCGGGAGATCATGGAGAAGGAGAAGAAGAGGTGA
- a CDS encoding DUF367 family protein: MIRLFAFRDNSCDPRKCTVKRLEKWGMVRVFDSLARISKSSLILDPTAEQALSPADRGVPSITALDCSWEVLNTGEVTRWPVRRALPYLVAANPVNFGRPLRLTSVEAFAAALYIVGEKEQAKAVLSKFNWGLHFLELNADPLAEYAAAKNSTEVVAIQAAYMPD, translated from the coding sequence ATGATACGCCTCTTTGCCTTCAGGGACAACTCCTGCGACCCCAGGAAGTGCACGGTGAAACGCCTGGAAAAGTGGGGGATGGTGAGGGTCTTCGACTCTCTTGCCCGTATCTCGAAGTCGTCCCTCATCCTGGACCCGACGGCAGAGCAGGCCCTCTCCCCGGCAGACAGGGGCGTCCCCTCGATCACCGCCCTGGACTGCTCCTGGGAAGTCCTCAACACCGGCGAGGTGACCCGCTGGCCTGTCCGCCGGGCCCTCCCGTACCTCGTCGCCGCCAACCCGGTGAACTTCGGCCGCCCCCTCCGCCTCACCTCTGTCGAGGCCTTCGCTGCCGCCCTGTACATCGTCGGCGAGAAGGAGCAGGCGAAGGCCGTCCTCTCGAAGTTCAACTGGGGCCTCCACTTCCTCGAACTGAACGCCGATCCCCTCGCCGAGTACGCCGCCGCGAAGAACTCGACCGAGGTCGTGGCTATCCAGGCGGCGTACATGCCGGATTGA